The proteins below are encoded in one region of Phaseolus vulgaris cultivar G19833 chromosome 1, P. vulgaris v2.0, whole genome shotgun sequence:
- the LOC137814895 gene encoding galactinol synthase 2-like encodes MTPNITTVTVNGTTEQPKGRSGRAFVTFLAGNGDYVKGVVGLAKGLRKAKSMYPLVVAVLPDVPEEHRMILKSQGCTVREIQPVYPPENQTQFAMAYYVINYSKLRIWEFVEYTKMIYLDGDIQVFGNIDHLFDLPDSYFYAVMDCFCEKTWGHSPQYKIGYCQQCPNKVQWPSHLGPKPPLYFNAGMFVYEPNLVTYRDLLQTVQITKPTSFAEQDFLNMYFKDKYKPIPNLYNLVLAMLWRHPENVELDKVQVVHYCAAGSKPWRFTGKEENMEREDIKILVKKWWEIYEDETLDYNNNNSVNVERFSSALLEADIPLVSAPSAA; translated from the exons ATGACACCTAACATCACCACCGTTACTGTGAATGGCACCACTGAGCAACCCAAAGGTCGTAGTGGCCGTGCCTTTGTGACTTTCCTTGCTGGGAACGGTGATTACGTAAAGGGTGTGGTGGGTTTGGCCAAAGGGCTGAGAAAGGCCAAAAGCATGTACCCTTTGGTGGTTGCTGTGTTACCTGATGTTCCTGAAGAACATCGTATGATTCTGAAATCCCAAGGTTGCACTGTCAGGGAGATTCAACCTGTGTACCCACCTGAGAATCAGACACAGTTCGCCATGGCTTATTATGTCATCAATTACTCCAAGCTACGTATATGGgag TTTGTAGAGTACACCAAGATGATATACCTAGACGGTGACATCCAGGTTTTTGGAAACATTGACCACTTGTTTGATCTTCCTGATAGTTATTTCTATGCCGTCATggattgtttctgcgagaaaaCTTGGGGCCACAGCCCTCAGTACAAGATTGGTTACTGCCAACAGTGCCCTAATAAAGTTCAGTGGCCCTCTCATTTGGGTCCCAAACCTCCTCTATATTTCAACGCTGGTATGTTCGTCTATGAGCCTAATCTTGTCACTTACAGAGATCTTCTTCAAACCGTTCAAATCACCAAACCCACTTCTTTTGCTGAGCAG GACTTTCTGAACATGTACTTCAAGGACAAGTACAAGCCTATACCAAACTTGTACAACCTTGTGCTGGCCATGTTGTGGCGTCACCCCGAGAATGTTGAACTCGACAAAGTTCAAGTGGTTCATTATTGTGCTGCT GGGTCTAAACCTTGGAGATTCACTGGGAAGGAGGAGAACATGGAGAGGGAAGATATCAAGATACTTGTGAAGAAGTGGTGGGAGATATATGAAGATGAGACACTAGACTACAATAACAACAACTCTGTGAATGTGGAACGTTTCTCTTCAGCACTATTGGAGGCTGACATTCCACTTGTGTCAGCACCTTCTGCTGCATAA
- the LOC137814896 gene encoding chloroplast stem-loop binding protein of 41 kDa b, chloroplastic translates to MARLVALQQNQLSFSPLASSLSDFSGTRLPTQLQLKRKLWQPKGSFYVSASSTKKILIMGGTRFIGVFLSRLLVKEGHQVTLFTRGKTPVTQQLPGESDSDYADFSSKILHLKGDRKDFEFVKSSLSAEGFEVVYDINGREADEVEPILDALPNLEQFIYCSSAGVYLKSDLLPHAETDAVDPKSRHKGKLETESLLQSKDVNWTSIRPVYIYGPLNYNPVEEWFFHRLKAGRPIPIPSSGIQITQLGHVKDLARAFVQVLGNDKASKEVFNISGEKYVTFDGLAKACAKAGGFPEPELVHYNPKDFDFGKKKSFPFRDQHFFASIEKAKRLVGWEPEFDLVGGLADSYNLDFGRGTFRKEADFSTDDIILGKKLVSV, encoded by the exons ATGGCAAGACTGGTGGCACTCCAACAGAACCAACTATCTTTCTCTCCCTTGGCCTCCTCTCTTTCTGACTTCAGTGGAACCAGACTTCCTACTCAACTTCAG TTGAAGAGAAAATTATGGCAGCCAAAAGGGTCTTTCTATGTCTCCGCATCAAGCACCAAGAAAATCCTCATCATGGGAGGCACCAGGTTTATTGGAGTGTTTTTGTCTAGGCTCCTTGTCAAAGAGGGTCACCAG GTGACTTTATTTACAAGAGGTAAAACGCCTGTAACTCAACAATTGCCAGGTGAATCAGACAGTGATTATGCTGATTTTTCTTCCAAG ATCTTGCATTTGAAAGGAGACAGGAAGGACTTTGAATTTGTAAAATCCAGTCTCTCAGCAGAGGggtttgaagttgtatatgacATAAATG GACGAGAGGCAGATGAAGTTGAGCCCATACTGGATGCTCTGCCTAATCTGGAACA GTTTATTTACTGTTCTTCCGCTGGTGTCTATCTCAAATCTGACCTATTACCTCATGCAGAG ACTGATGCAGTTGATCCTAAGAGTAGGCACAAGGGAAAGCTTGAGACAGAAAGTTTGCTACAATCAAAGGATGTTAATTGGACTTCTATAAGGCCAGTTTACATATATGGACCCTTGAACTACAACCCTGTTGAAGAGTGGTTCTTCCATAGATTGAAAGCTGGTCGCCCAATTCCCATCCCTAGCTCAGGGATACAAATAACTCAACTTGGTCATGTTAAG GATTTGGCAAGAGCTTTCGTTCAGGTTCTTGGTAATGACAAGGCCAGCAAGGAAGTATTCAACATCTCGGGAGAGAAATATGTGACATTTGATGGATTAGCAAAAGCATGTGCGAAG GCTGGTGGATTCCCAGAGCCAGAGCTCGTTCACTACAACCCTAAAGATTTTGATTTTGGGAAAAAGAAGTCATTTCCATTCCGTGATCAG CATTTCTTTGCATCAATTGAGAAAGCAAAGAGATTAGTTGGATGGGAACCTGAATTTGACCTTGTAGGAGGTCTTGCAGACTCATATAATCTGGACTTTGGCAGAGGAACATTCCGGAAAGAGGCTGATTTCTCTACAGATGACATTATTCTTGGGAAGAAACTTGTTAGTGTATAG
- the LOC137814897 gene encoding Golgi apparatus membrane protein-like protein ECHIDNA produces MDLGQPVEENYANPNTCFFHVLFKAAALAFYILSALFIDNFVIIFVVTVLLAALDFWVVKNVSGRILVGLRWWNEINDLGESVWKFECLDHESLARINKKDSWLFWWTLYLAAVAWTMMAIFSLIRLQADYLLVVGVCLTLSVANIVGFTKCQKDAKKRIQQFASQTIASRFTSTLQSAFSVV; encoded by the exons ATGGATCTTGGGCAG CCTGTGGAGGAAAACTACGCAAATCCAAACACTTGCTTCTTTCATGTTCTCTTCAAG GCTGCGGCTTTGGCATTTTACATTCTCTCTGCCCTCTTTATTGATAACTTTGTCATCATTTTTGTGGTTACTGTCCTTCTAGCCGCTCTTGATTTTTGGGTAGTCAAGAATGTGAGCGGGAGAATTTTAGTTGGTTTACGGTGGTGGAATGAAATAAATGATCTCGGTGAGAGTGTTTGGAAATTTGAGTGTCTTGATCATGAG TCATTGGCCCGGATCAACAAGAAAGATTCATGGCTTTTCTGGTGGACACTTTACCTAGCA GCAGTTGCATGGACTATGATGGCAATATTCTCACTCATAAGGCTGCAAGCTGATTACCTCCTAGTTGTTGGAGTTTGTTTGACCCTCAGTGTTGCAAATATTGTTGGTTTTACCAAATGCCAAAAAG ATGCTAAGAAGCGGATTCAACAATTTGCCTCCCAAACAATTGCCTCACGGTTCACATCTACATTACAGTCAGCATTCAGTGTTGTCTGA
- the LOC137814898 gene encoding AP-3 complex subunit mu-like, translated as MLQCIFLLSDSGEVMLEKQLSGHRVDRSICAWFWDQAISQPDSFKQQPVIASPTHYLFQVFREGITFLACTQVEMPPLMATEFLCRVADVLSEYLGGLNEDLIKDNFVIVYELLDEMIDNGFPLTTEPNILREMIAPPNIVSKVLSVVTGSSSNVSDTLPGATASLVPWRTADTKYANNEIYVDLVEEMDATINRDGGLVKCEISGEVQVNSHITGLPDLTLSFSNPSILDDVRFHPCVRYRPWESHQFLSFVPPDGQFKLMSYRVRKLKNTPIYVNPQLTSDGGTCRLSVLVGIRNDPGKTIDSVTVQFQLPSCILSADLTSNYGIVNILSDKTCSWSIGRIPKDKAPSMSGTLVLETGLERLHVFPTFQVGFRIMGVALSGLQIDKLDLKTVPYRFYKGFRALTRAGEFDVRS; from the exons ATGTTGCAGTGCATATTTCTTCTGTCTGATTCTGG AGAGGTAATGCTAGAGAAACAGCTTAGTGGGCACCGCGTAGATCGCTCAATATGTGCCTGGTTCTGGGACCAAGCCATTTCTCAACCTGATTCTTTCAAG CAACAACCAGTTATTGCTTCCCCCACGCATTATCTATTCCAAGTTTTTCGTGAGGGAATCACTTTTTTGGCCTGCACTCAAGTCGAAATGCCCCCATTGATGGCCACTGAG TTCCTTTGTAGGGTGGCTGATGTTCTCAGTGAATATCTTGGGGGATTGAATGAAGACTTGATCAAAGACAACTTTGTCATTGTGTATGAG CTTTTGGATGAGATGATAGACAATGGCTTCCCGCTAACTACTGAACCTAACATCCTGCGAGAGATGATAGCCCCACCTAATATTGTTAGCAAAGTTTTGAGTGTTGTAACTGGCAGCAGCTCCAATGTGAGTGACACCCTCCCAGGTGCTACTGCATCTCTTGTTCCCTGGAGAACAGCGGACACAAAGTATGCCAACAATGAAATTTATGTAGATCTTGTTGAAGAAATGGATGCAACAATAAACAG GGATGGAGGTCTGGTGAAATGTGAGATCAGTGGTGAGGTTCAAGTGAATTCCCATATCACGGGTCTTCCTGATTTGACTCTTTCATTTTCAAATCCTTCAATCCTTGATGATGTGAGATTCCATCCCTGTGTCAGATATCGGCCCTGGGAATCCCATCAATTTCTTTCATTCGTGCCTCCTGATGGGCAGTTTAAGCTCATGAGTTACAG AGTTAGAAAATTGAAGAACACCCCAATATATGTAAATCCACAGTTGACTTCAGACGGTGGAACATGCCGTCTTAGTGTATTGGTTGGAATAAGAAATGATCCTGGAAAGACAATTGATTCCGTTACTGTCCAATTTCAGCTTCCTTCTTGTATCTTATCAGCTGATCTGACTTCAAATTATGGAATAGTGAACATACTGTCTGACAAG ACATGCTCTTGGTCCATTGGTCGGATCCCAAAGGATAAAGCCCCTTCAATGTCAGGAACATTGGTGCTGGAGACTGGATTGGAGCGCCTTCACGTCTTTCCCACATTTCAAGTGGGTTTTAGGATTATGGGTGTTGCCCTCTCTGGTCTGCAAATAGATAAACTGGATCTGAAGACTGTACCCTACCGTTTTTATAAAGGTTTTCGAGCTCTTACTCGGGCAGGAGAATTTGATGTGAGGTCATAA
- the LOC137814899 gene encoding psbP domain-containing protein 1, chloroplastic translates to MANAIIMQSFLPRPFTQTTPFQLPTHIHSFHSPRSSFSPTTQSAKGFAVPRRKAVSLILSTYILSEVGVALAQQSPVFREYIDAFDGYSFQYPGSWIQVRGAGADIFFRDPYVLDENLSLEISSPSSSQYKSVEDLGPPQEAGKKVLKQCLTEFMSTRLGVRRESNILSTSSRVADDGKLYYEVEVNIKSYANNNELAVMPQDRVTRLEWNRRYLSVLGVENNQLYELRLQVPENVFAEEESDLRRVMDSFRVNKIAG, encoded by the exons ATGGCTAATGCAATTATAATGCAGAGTTTTCTGCCACGACCCTTTACCCAAACGACGCCGTTTCAACTGCCCACTCACATCCACTCCTTCCATTCCCCTCGCTCCTCCTTTTCTCCCACAACCCAATCG GCTAAAGGTTTTGCAGTTCCAAGAAGGAAAGCAGTGTCATTGATCTTATCAACCTACATTCTCTCAGAGGTCGGTGTAGCACTGGCTCAACAATCTCCTGTGTTCCGCGAATACATAGATGCATTTGATGGTTATTCATTCCAGTACCCAGGGAGTTGGATTCAAGTCCGTGGTGCTGGGGCTGACATATTCTTCAGGGACCCTTATGTTCTTGATGAAAATCTCTCTCTTGAAATTTCTTCACCTTCATCCTCCCAATACAAGAGTGTTGAAGACTTGGGTCCACCCCAAGAAGCTGGAAAGAAAGTTCTCAAACAGTGTCTGACTGAGTTTATGTCTACTAGACTCGGTGTTAGACGTGAATCAAATATTCTTTCAACTTCTTCAAGAGTAGCTGATGATGGCAAGTTATACTATGAAGTTGAG GTAAACATAAAGTCATATGCGAACAACAACGAACTTGCTGTTATGCCACAAGACCGGGTGACTCGTCTGGAATGGAATCGGAGGTACCTATCTGTTCTTGGGGTTGAAAACAACCAACTGTATGAGTTGAGATTGCAGGTGCCAGAAAATGTGTTTGCAGAGGAGGAAAGTGATCTTCGTAGAGTCATGGATTCGTTTCGAGTGAACAAGATTGCCGGTTAG
- the LOC137814900 gene encoding alkaline/neutral invertase A, mitochondrial-like — MITTNLVCNCTMKPSPKILIGYKNSWFARCHHTLTMSTSNKSTTCGLNLHLITMQSPFHAREFGRIMHGSQQVFGLPSSSFGQSSFIGLSTTRISKRGVSSIAGIDLKFKSRDFSNSVETYENGNGKMVCLKGGMNVKPNVGERVDNDEDSVEGEEVSGLEVGEKNEKSEDVEEGEKAEEEETEVEKEAWQLLQEALVTYCDHPVGTVAANDSDDQQPLNYDQVFIRDFIPSALAFLLKGEKEIVKNFLLNTLQLQSWEKTVDCYSPGQGLMPASFKVKTKKLDEGKTEEVLDPDFGESAIGRVAPVDSGLWWIILLRAYGKITGEYGLQERLDVQTGLRMILHLCLTDGFDMFPSLLVTDGSCMIDRRMGIHGHPLEIQALFYSALRSAREMLAADENSKNMIGEINNRLSALQFHIREYYWLDMQKMNEIYRYKTEEYSLDATNKFNIYPDQIPLWLIDWVPEEGGYLLGNLQPAHMDFRFFMLGNLWSIVSALGTPKQNNAILNLIEANWGDLVGEMPLKICYPALEHHEWRIITGCDPKNTPWSYHNGGSWPTLLWQFTLACMKMNRTELAEKAVALAEKRLPRDSWPEYYDTRSARFIGKQARLYQTWTLAGFLASKMLLKNPKLASLLSWDEDFEILETCVCLLNKSGRAKCSRDAAKSQILV; from the exons ATGATCACGACCAACCTTGTTTGCAACTGCACCATGAAACCATCCCCTAAGATCCTAATTGGTTACAAGAATTCATGGTTTGCAAGATGCCACCATACTCTAACCATGTCTACGTCCAATAAATCCACCACTTGTGGCCTCAATCTTCATCTCATCACCATGCAGAGCCCTTTTCACGCGCGGGAATTTGGACGCATAATGCATGGTAGCCAACAAGTTTTCGGGCTACCCTCTTCGAGTTTTGGCCAATCAAGTTTCATCGGTTTAAGCACAACAAGAATCTCAAAACGGGGTGTGTCTTCCATTGCCGGAATAGACTTAAAATTCAAGTCTCGTGACTTCTCAAACTCCGTGGAGACATATGAGAACGGTAATGGTAAAATGGTTTGCCTAAAGGGTGGCATGAATGTGAAGCCAAATGTGGGGGAAAGGGTTGACAATGACGAGGATAGTGTTGAAGGAGAGGAAGTGTCTGGTTTAGAAGTTGGCGAGAAAAATGAGAAGAGTGAGGATGTAGAAGAGGGTGAGAAGGCAGAGGAAGAGGAGACTGAGGTGGAGAAAGAGGCATGGCAGTTATTGCAAGAGGCACTTGTGACCTACTGTGACCACCCTGTGGGGACGGTGGCAGCGAATGATTCGGATGATCAACAACCTTTGAATTATGATCAGGTTTTTATAAGGGATTTTATCCCTTCGGCTCTTGCTTTCTTGCTCAAGGGAGAAAAGGAGATTGTCAAGAACTTTCTCCTTAACACCTTGCAACTCCAG AGTTGGGAGAAAACAGTGGACTGCTATAGCCCAGGGCAGGGCCTGATGCCTGCTAGTTTCAAAGTTAAAACTAAGAAACTCGATGAAGGAAAAACTGAAGAAGTTTTAGATCCTGATTTTGGGGAATCAGCTATAGGCCGTGTTGCTCCTGTAGATTCAG GATTGTGGTGGATCATCCTGCTGCGGGCTTATGGGAAGATTACTGGGGAATACGGCTTGCAAGAAAGGTTGGATGTTCAAACGGGCCTAAGAATGATCCTTCATCTGTGCTTAACGGATGGCTTTGACATGTTTCCTTCTCTGTTAGTAACTGATGGATCTTGCATGATAGACAGGAGGATGGGTATTCATGGCCACCCCCTTGAGATTCAG GCCTTGTTTTACTCAGCTCTTCGCTCTGCCCGTGAGATGCTAGCTGCAGATGAAAATTCCAAGAATATGATCGGAGAAATTAACAATAGACTCAGTGCACTACAATTTCACATCAGAGAATACTATTGGTTGGACATGCAAAAGATGAATGAGATATACAGGTACAAAACAGAAGAGTACTCATTGGATGCCACAAACAAGTTCAACATCTATCCAGATCAAATCCCTTTGTGGCTAATTGATTGGGTTCCAGAGGAAGGAGGATATCTGCTAGGGAATCTGCAGCCAGCTCATATGGATTTCAGGTTTTTCATGCTTGGAAATCTTTGGTCAATCGTTTCCGCTTTGGGCACCCCAAAACAGAATAATGCTATTTTGAATCTGATAGAAGCAAATTGGGGTGATCTCGTGGGGGAAATGCCTCTTAAGATATGTTATCCTGCCTTGGAGCATCATGAATGGCGAATAATTACAGGCTGTGACCCCAAGAATAC CCCTTGGTCATATCATAACGGTGGGTCCTGGCCAACCCTTCTGTGGCAG TTCACACTTGCATGCATGAAAATGAATAGAACTGAACTAGCGGAGAAAGCAGTTGCTTTGGCTGAGAAAAGGCTGCCACGTGATTCTTGGCCAGAATATTATGACACACGCTCAGCAAGATTTATTGGCAAACAAGCCCGGCTTTATCAAACTTGGACTTTAGCTGGGTTCCTTGCATCTAAGATGCTTTTGAAGAATCCTAAATTGGCCTCCTTGTTAAGCTGGGATGAGGATTTTGAGATCCTTGAGACTTGTGTTTGTTTGCTTAACAAGAGTGGCAGAGCCAAATGCTCTCGTGACGCTGCCAAATCTCAGATTCTCGTGTGA
- the LOC137816250 gene encoding protein RTF1 homolog — MADLENMLLEAAGRTSSPVRKRHKPRNSKSKREGGAAFSDGGSNSREEDSDEGANKKPQRYSSHVPLKKRLDVSRRSGNNSIRNEHGGGDLEDGVPDRDGGSSEESDIGSDLYKNEDDKQKLANMTELEREMILSDRATKKCDKEIKEKMRLKRENKNASAKTSSAANSSHHPSSAKVRSSARHAARTASKGDVLSELRAKRMKQQILEPHDKLGKASGSGSSSKQKPGVTASPSSSSQSESAIRSDSERDSSDDGGLGDSDDDKNIHESKMPTFENIREITIRRSKLVKWLNEPFFEELIVGCFVRIGIGKSESGPVYRLCVVQRVDGGDPNKHYKVENRVTHKYLVCVWGSENSAKKFQVAVISDSAPLEREFRHWVREVERTGGQLPSKMSVLEKKEAIRRTSAYVYSAATVKQMLEEKKSATSRPLNIAVEKDRLKNLLEVAKCKNDEAEMDRILRKLADLEASRKSRENDTKALRLAEMNRKNKVANFKNLSEHKQLNANLKAGEEGYDPFSRRWTRSRNYYGKDTEKNEDKGEKDGEVSKGEEKEEEAVTTKVGVEVTELALQAAAEEGKLIDTNAPVDGGTELNMLHDFDLPISLSELKNFGGPQGLKNGFLSRKQKIEATVGCRVSENDGSRHALTLTISDYKRRRGLL; from the coding sequence ATGGCAGACTTGGAAAACATGCTGCTTGAGGCAGCTGGAAGGACTAGTTCTCCGGTGAGAAAGCGGCACAAGCCTCGGAACTCCAAATCCAAACGTGAGGGTGGTGCGGCATTCTCTGATGGTGGAAGTAATTCTAGAGAAGAAGACTCTGATGAGGGTGCAAACAAGAAACCTCAGAGGTATTCATCCCATGTTCCGCTGAAGAAGAGATTAGACGTCAGCAGAAGAAGTGGTAATAATAGTATTCGCAATGAGCATGGTGGGGGTGACTTGGAGGATGGAGTTCCCGATAGAGATGGTGGCAGCAGTGAAGAATCTGACATTGGCAGTGATCTCTACAAGAACGAAGACGACAAACAAAAGCTCGCAAATATGACAGAACTTGAAAGGGAGATGATTTTGTCTGATAGAGCAACCAAAAAATGTGACAAGGAAATCAAAGAGAAAATGAGATTGAAGAGGGAAAACAAAAATGCAAGTGCAAAGActagttctgcagcaaattcaTCTCATCACCCATCATCTGCCAAGGTTCGTTCCTCGGCTAGACATGCTGCGAGGACGGCTTCCAAGGGAGATGTTCTAAGTGAATTGCGCGCCAAAAGGATGAAGCAACAAATCTTAGAACCTCACGATAAATTGGGAAAGGCTTCAGGATCAGGCTCAAGTAGCAAGCAGAAACCTGGGGTCACGGCAAGTCCAAGTAGCTCTAGTCAGAGTGAGAGTGCTATTCGGTCTGACAGTGAAAGAGACTCATCTGATGATGGTGGATTGGGTGACAGTGATGATGACAAGAACATTCATGAGTCAAAGATGCCAACATTTGAGAACATAAGGGAAATCACCATTAGGAGGTCAAAGCTTGTGAAGTGGTTAAATGAACCATTTTTTGAGGAGTTAATTGTTGGATGTTTCGTGAGAATTGGCATAGGAAAGTCAGAAAGTGGACCTGTTTACAGACTCTGCGTAGTACAGAGAGTAGATGGAGGTGACCCAAATAAGCATTATAAGGTAGAGAATAGAGTCACTCACAAGTATCTAGTTTGTGTGTGGGGCAGTGAGAACTCTGCTAAAAAGTTTCAGGTGGCTGTAATTTCAGATTCTGCACCCTTGGAGAGAGAGTTCAGACATTGGGTTAGAGAAGTTGAAAGAACTGGCGGCCAACTGCCGAGTAAGATGAGTGTGTTGGAGAAGAAGGAGGCCATAAGACGAACTAGCGCGTATGTTTATTCAGCTGCCACTGTGAAGCAGATGCTAGAGGAGAAAAAATCAGCCACGTCTAGGCCACTTAACATTGCAGTGGAGAAGGATCGTTTGAAGAATCTGTTGGAGGTTGCAAAATGTAAGAATGATGAAGCAGAGATGGATAGGATCTTGAGAAAGCTCGCGGATTTGGAAGCATCTCGTAAATCCCGGGAGAATGATACCAAGGCTTTGAGGCTGGCCGAGATGAACAGGAAGAACAAGGTTGCGAACTTCAAGAACTTGTCTGAACATAAACAGTTGAATGCAAATTTGAAAGCTGGTGAGGAAGGCTATGATCCCTTTTCGAGGAGGTGGACAAGATCGAGGAATTACTACGGTAAAGATACTGAAAAGAATGAAGATAAAGGAGAAAAGGATGGTGAAGTTAGTAAGGgggaagagaaagaagaagaagctgTGACAACAAAGGTTGGTGTTGAAGTAACAGAATTGGCATTGCAAGCAGCTGCTGAAGAAGGAAAGTTGATTGATACCAATGCTCCTGTGGATGGTGGAACAGAATTAAACATGCTGCATGATTTCGACTTGCCTATCTCTCTGTCTGAACTCAAGAATTTTGGTGGACCACAGGGACTCAAAAATGGATTTCTGTCAAGGAAACAAAAAATAGAAGCAACTGTTGGGTGCCGGGTTTCTGAGAATGATGGGAGTAGGCATGCACTTACATTAACTATCAGTGACTACAAGAGAAGAAGAGGACTTCTTTGA
- the LOC137814901 gene encoding uncharacterized protein At5g01610-like — MSLVAEDIKIRSEVYHGDEICQVKSKELLKEIALPNGLLPLKDIEECGYDRQTGFVWLKQKKSYTHKFEKIGKLVSYAPEVTAHVEQGRISKLTGVKTKELLLWITLSDIYVDDPPTGKITFKTPAGLYRSFPVSAFEIEEEPQESKRVEDPAAAVQVKEV; from the coding sequence ATGTCTCTGGTAGCAGAAGATATCAAGATCAGATCGGAGGTGTACCACGGGGACGAAATCTGCCAAGTGAAGTCGAAAGAGCTTCTCAAGGAAATCGCCCTCCCCAACGGTCTCTTGCCCCTCAAAGACATAGAGGAGTGCGGTTACGACAGACAAACCGGCTTCGTCTGGCTCAAACAGAAGAAGAGCTACACTCACAAGTTCGAAAAAATCGGTAAACTTGTCTCCTACGCGCCCGAGGTCACTGCTCATGTGGAACAAGGAAGGATCTCGAAGCTCACCGGCGTGAAGACGAAGGAGCTCTTGCTCTGGATCACGCTCAGTGACATCTACGTCGATGACCCTCCCACAGGCAAAATCACCTTTAAAACCCCCGCAGGGCTATATCGGTCTTTTCCCGTCTCCGCCTTCGAGATTGAGGAGGAGCCTCAGGAGAGTAAGCGCGTGGAGGACCCTGCCGCGGCTGTGCAAGTCAAAGAGGTCTGA